Part of the Thermodesulfovibrionales bacterium genome is shown below.
CTCCATGAGGAGAAAAAAATTCAGGGAAAGCAGGCTCATGAGAAAGGTGACAGTCAGCTCTTTCAGTAGTGCCCTTTCGATGATTTTGAGACGCAATAACGGCATTATCCCCATGATTTCTCTACAGGCTTCCCTGCCCGATAATGAAGGATGATCTCACTCTTGCGGTGTCGATCAGGCCCTTCATCTCAATTATGGAACCCCTTAACTGAAGAGAAGGCCATTTACTTCTTCGAAATGATTCTCTTGTAGCAGGGAGCGTTACGGATATTATTGTACGTCTTCGATGTCTTGATATAGGGCCAGTTATTGTATCCCTTTTCTATAGCCATTTCCAACCACCTGCAGGCCTCAAGCGGCTCGTTCCGCGCCGCGTACATCTCGGCCATACTGTTCAGCGCATAGATGTTATTGGGGCTGAGTTCGAGGGACTTCCTGATATCCCTTTCGGCCTCCCCATATCTCCCCATGAGAATAAAGGTAAAACCACGATTGTTATAGGCCATGCTGTTACCCGGGTCGAGCACAATGGCCCTGTCGAGATCGGAAATTGAACGTTCATAGCTCCCGAGCTCCTGATAGGCATTCCCCCTGTTGATGTAAGCCTGAACAAATGACGGATTCAGCTCGGTAGCCTTGCTGAAGTCCGCAATCGAGAGGGTGTGCTGACCCCTCTTTTGATAGGCTATCCCCCTGTTGTTGTAAGCGCAATAATTCTCCGGGCGGGACTCTATGATCTTGCTGTACTTGGCGATGTCGAAATCAAATTTCCATGTTTTACGCATAATAAAGGTAATTTTACCCTTTTGGCGCATATATTACAACACGGACGAGCCCGGCGATGCTGTCATTCCTGTCACACCCATGTGTCAAAACCGACACAGATAGCATCTCCCTTCCGTCACTATAACCTATTATTATCAGCAAGTTAGCAATGGCATAGTTATTGCTGAATCAGTAGATGATTGACGTTTTTTACTTGACATCGGCTGGGTGACATGCTATAAACTTACAATTTGTTGATGCAGAAACTGCCCGAGACAGCCTCTCAGCAGGAGATGATCCGGAGAAAACGGGCAGGGAAAGGGGATGATAGCGAGAGACAAAGAGAAGAAGAGCTGAATAGGATAGTAGGGAGTACATCCGCCATTGGCGGACAAATACTGAACTAACCAGGAGGTTAGGAAGTGAAACATTACGTAGCATTGTTTTTAGGTGTATTGCTTCTGCTCGGCTTTGCAGCGAGCGCGTTTGCGATTCACG
Proteins encoded:
- a CDS encoding tetratricopeptide repeat protein, producing the protein MRKTWKFDFDIAKYSKIIESRPENYCAYNNRGIAYQKRGQHTLSIADFSKATELNPSFVQAYINRGNAYQELGSYERSISDLDRAIVLDPGNSMAYNNRGFTFILMGRYGEAERDIRKSLELSPNNIYALNSMAEMYAARNEPLEACRWLEMAIEKGYNNWPYIKTSKTYNNIRNAPCYKRIISKK